One stretch of Miscanthus floridulus cultivar M001 chromosome 18, ASM1932011v1, whole genome shotgun sequence DNA includes these proteins:
- the LOC136522123 gene encoding uncharacterized protein, whose amino-acid sequence MDAAGGGAAVVVGGLDDADAAFFSRRGHRCCGCFWAPAPWASSSSQHVRRRPSGGADEEWWHGVGDGGSGAASGRRRWWRRGVDALMKVREWSEQVAGPRWKTFIRRFRFRRSSAPRHGGANNGGGGGKLNYDPLSYALNFDEGHGGCCGSPGEGGDYRDFAARFVALAPPPASARSSMDLGGRNAPPPLFLHHHPHSPRPPATAAARG is encoded by the coding sequence ATGGACGCTGCCGGCGGAGGCGCCGCCGTGGTAGTGGGTGGCCTCGACGACGCGGACGCCGCCTTCTTCTCCCGGCGCGGGCACCGCTGCTGCGGCTGCTTCTGGGCGCCGGCGCCGTGGGCCTCGTCGTCGTCCCAGCACGTGCGGCGGCGCCCGAGCGGTGGCGCCGACGAGGAGTGGTGGCACGGCGTCGGGGATGGGGGAAGCGGAGCAGCGTCAGGGAGGCGTCGGTGGTGGCGGCGCGGGGTGGACGCGCTGATGAAGGTGCGGGAGTGGTCGGAGCAGGTGGCCGGCCCGCGGTGGAAGACCTTCATCCGCCGGTTCCGGTTCCGCCGCAGCAGCGCGCCGCGCCACGGTGGGGCCAACAACGGCGGCGGAGGGGGCAAACTCAACTACGACCCGCTCAGCTACGCGCTCAACTTCGACGAGGGGCACGGAGGCTGCTGCGGCAGCCCCGGCGAGGGCGGCGACTACCGCGACTTCGCCGCGCGCTTCGTCGCGCTCGCGCCGCCGCCTGCGTCGGCCAGGTCGTCCATGGACCTCGGCGGCCgcaacgcgccgccgccgctgttcctccaccaccacccgcACTCCCCACGCCCGCCTGCTACGGCCGCCGCGAGGGGCTGA
- the LOC136523660 gene encoding uncharacterized protein, with amino-acid sequence MDGGSGLNMMYAKTLDVMGVDRTHLRPIRAPFHGVIPRKQATPLGQIDLPITFGDQSNYRTNTFTFDVVGFPGTFHAILGRPCYAKFMAIPNYTYLKLKMLGPHGVIIVGTSIQWAYECEVECCGHAIAIIASRELAALRKEVVEEAPDAKKLTGSFE; translated from the coding sequence atggacggaggcagcggcctcaacatgaTGTATGCAAAGACGCTCGATgtaatgggcgtcgaccgaacgcacctccgcccaatccgagcgcctttccacggtGTCATCCCCAGAAAGCAGGCCACGCCActtggacagatcgatctgcccattacctttggggatcagtccaattatagGACTAATACCTTCACCTTTGACGTGGTAGGAttccccggaaccttccacgccatcttgggacgaccatgctacgcgaagttcatggccatccccaactatacatacctcaagctgaagatgttagGCCCACACGGGGTCATCATCGTCGGCACCTCCATCCAGTgggcttacgagtgcgaagtcgagtgcTGTGGCCACGCCATAGCAATCATCGCCTCCAGGGAACTCGCTGCCCTTAGGAaggaggtcgttgaagaagcgcccgacgcaaAGAAATTGACTGGGTCGTTCGAATAG